One genomic region from Jilunia laotingensis encodes:
- a CDS encoding DegT/DnrJ/EryC1/StrS family aminotransferase, whose protein sequence is MDEKLITVTSPLLPSLDDFLPYLQDIWDRKWLTNNGHYHQELEKALCEYLKVPYISLFTNGTLPLMCALQALRITGEVITTPYSFVATTHSLWWNGIKPVFVDIDPETCNIDPDNIEAAITPKTTAIMPVHVYGKPCDTERIQEIADKYGLKVIYDAAHAFGVEVNGKSILEAGDMSTLSFHATKVYNTIEGGALVCHNEKTKQRIDYLKNFGFAGETTIVAPGINGKMDEIRAAYGLLNLKQVDAAIEGRRQVAIKYREALRNVEGIRFMEDMSGVRHNYSYFPIFIDTEKYGITRDELYLKMREHQVLGRRYFYPLISEFSTYRGLESANPNNLPLAHKVADSVICLPMHHDLDTGAINRVINLIVR, encoded by the coding sequence ATGGACGAAAAACTAATAACAGTTACTTCTCCCCTTCTTCCCTCCCTGGACGACTTTTTACCCTATTTGCAAGACATCTGGGATCGTAAGTGGCTGACGAATAACGGTCACTACCATCAGGAACTGGAAAAAGCTTTGTGCGAGTATTTGAAGGTGCCTTACATTAGTTTGTTTACGAACGGAACCCTTCCTCTGATGTGTGCTTTGCAGGCACTAAGGATCACAGGTGAAGTAATAACCACCCCTTATAGTTTTGTTGCAACCACCCATTCTTTGTGGTGGAATGGCATCAAACCGGTATTTGTAGACATAGATCCTGAAACCTGTAACATTGATCCCGATAATATAGAGGCAGCTATTACTCCAAAAACTACTGCGATCATGCCTGTTCATGTCTACGGCAAACCTTGCGATACGGAACGTATTCAGGAGATAGCCGACAAGTATGGCTTGAAGGTGATCTATGACGCTGCGCACGCATTTGGCGTCGAGGTTAATGGCAAGTCCATATTGGAAGCCGGTGACATGTCCACTTTAAGTTTTCATGCCACTAAAGTTTATAATACGATAGAAGGAGGAGCCTTGGTTTGCCATAATGAAAAGACGAAACAACGTATTGACTATTTGAAGAACTTTGGCTTTGCCGGTGAGACGACCATTGTTGCTCCCGGTATCAATGGCAAAATGGACGAAATTCGTGCTGCTTACGGATTATTGAATTTGAAACAAGTAGATGCTGCTATTGAGGGACGTCGGCAAGTCGCAATAAAATATCGTGAAGCATTACGTAACGTGGAAGGCATTCGTTTTATGGAAGATATGTCGGGGGTTCGCCATAACTATTCCTATTTTCCAATATTTATTGATACTGAAAAATATGGGATTACACGTGATGAACTTTACTTAAAGATGAGAGAGCATCAAGTATTAGGTAGGCGATACTTTTATCCTCTGATAAGTGAGTTCTCTACTTATAGAGGATTGGAATCCGCTAATCCCAACAATCTTCCTTTGGCGCATAAAGTGGCAGACAGTGTGATTTGCCTTCCCATGCATCATGATTTGGACACCGGGGCGATCAATCGTGTAATCAACCTAATTGTAAGATAG
- a CDS encoding ATP-grasp domain-containing protein has translation MEKQQKKLLLLGGLRYLLPVIESAHRLGYYVITCDYIPDNIAHKYSDEYHNVSIIDKEAVLALARELQIDGIMSFAVDPGVVTAAYVQEQMGLPGNPYESVCILQNKDRFRNFLTQHGFTVPKAKGFSSVEEALAERYWYSWPVIVKPTDAAGSKGVTRVDRPEDLGPALESAFEHSISKRVIVEEFIEKSGCSSDTDSFSVDGELKFVSFSAQRFDEGAANPYTPSAYSWPSTMTKGQEAELASEIQRLLSLLGMRTSIYNIETRIGRDGRAYIMEVSPRGGGNRLAEMLRFATGVDLITNAVRAAVGDEVRGVEQKPYNGYWAEVILHADREGHFIRLDIDEEFSISHVVQTDLWVKEGDKVSSFKGANDAIGTLVLRFDSEKELIAGMKNLDALITVVVQ, from the coding sequence GTGGAAAAGCAACAAAAGAAACTTTTGCTCCTTGGAGGATTGAGGTATCTGCTGCCCGTCATAGAATCCGCCCACCGGTTGGGCTATTACGTGATCACTTGCGACTACATTCCGGACAATATAGCTCATAAGTATTCCGATGAATATCACAATGTGAGCATCATCGATAAAGAGGCAGTGTTGGCGCTGGCCCGCGAATTGCAGATTGACGGGATCATGTCATTTGCGGTTGATCCCGGAGTCGTCACGGCTGCTTATGTGCAGGAACAGATGGGGCTGCCCGGTAATCCCTATGAATCGGTTTGCATTTTGCAGAACAAGGACCGCTTCCGTAATTTCCTCACCCAGCATGGTTTCACGGTGCCCAAGGCCAAGGGCTTTTCCTCCGTGGAGGAAGCTCTGGCTGAAAGATATTGGTATTCCTGGCCTGTAATAGTGAAACCTACCGATGCCGCAGGGAGCAAGGGGGTGACGAGGGTGGACAGGCCTGAAGATTTGGGGCCTGCCTTGGAGTCCGCCTTTGAACATTCCATTTCAAAACGCGTGATCGTCGAAGAATTTATCGAGAAGTCGGGCTGTTCCTCCGATACGGATAGTTTTTCCGTTGACGGAGAGTTAAAATTCGTTTCCTTCTCGGCCCAGCGGTTTGACGAAGGCGCCGCCAATCCGTATACCCCTTCGGCCTATAGCTGGCCCTCCACCATGACCAAGGGGCAGGAAGCCGAGTTGGCCTCCGAAATACAACGTCTGTTGTCGCTTTTGGGGATGCGAACCTCCATTTATAATATTGAAACTCGTATAGGCCGTGACGGCAGGGCCTACATCATGGAAGTGTCCCCTCGTGGCGGTGGTAACCGTTTGGCCGAGATGCTTCGTTTTGCCACGGGTGTCGATTTGATAACCAATGCAGTTCGTGCCGCAGTGGGTGACGAGGTGAGAGGTGTGGAACAGAAACCTTATAATGGATATTGGGCGGAAGTGATCCTTCATGCGGACAGGGAAGGACATTTCATACGTCTGGACATTGATGAAGAATTTTCTATATCTCATGTCGTTCAAACAGACCTTTGGGTAAAAGAGGGTGACAAGGTTTCTTCGTTTAAGGGGGCGAATGACGCCATCGGCACGCTGGTGTTGAGGTTTGACTCGGAAAAAGAGCTTATTGCCGGCATGAAAAATTTGGATGCCTTGATAACAGTTGTTGTGCAATGA
- a CDS encoding lipopolysaccharide biosynthesis protein produces the protein MSESLKKKTLKGVGWSFVDNIASSGVTFLVGLVLARLLTPTEYGIMAMIAIFIAISDSIIDSGFSNALIRKVDIKREDYNTVFFFNLIVGISLYVLLFFCSPAISEFFKEPLLVPVTRVIGLVLVINALSIIQRTIFVKEINFKIQTKISFIASISSGVIGIGMALLNYGVWSLVAQQLSRQFFNALFLWIYSHWRPAWEFSIESFKELFGFGSKLLVSGLIDTAYRNVYYVVIGRFYSSSQLGQYTRAGQFNTIFSSNLTAVVQRVSYPVLSSIQEDPERLLEGYRKIIKMTMLVAFSCMLGLAAIAKPLILVLIGEKWLQSVYYLQIICFSGMLYPLQAINLNILQVKGRSDLFLKLEIIKKVIAVGPIVIGIFWGIEYMLWGSVFTSFIAYFLNSYYSADLVNYPTKKQIMDIFPSFLVSFFIAGVMWCITLFSLSIYVMLPLQCLTGLILAILVYEKLRLPEYLEVRQLVCSLLHRKNKLDNKQIWTKN, from the coding sequence GTGAGTGAATCGTTAAAGAAAAAAACGCTTAAAGGTGTTGGATGGAGCTTCGTTGACAATATTGCAAGTTCAGGAGTTACTTTTCTAGTTGGCCTAGTTCTTGCTCGTTTACTTACGCCAACCGAATATGGCATAATGGCTATGATCGCTATCTTTATCGCAATATCAGATTCAATTATTGATAGTGGATTCTCGAATGCGTTGATTCGGAAAGTAGACATTAAACGAGAAGACTATAATACAGTCTTTTTCTTTAATTTAATAGTTGGGATTTCTTTATATGTACTATTATTTTTTTGTTCTCCCGCGATTAGTGAGTTTTTTAAAGAACCTCTGTTGGTCCCGGTAACACGGGTCATTGGGCTGGTACTTGTTATCAATGCTTTATCCATTATTCAGCGTACCATTTTTGTCAAGGAAATCAACTTTAAAATACAAACAAAAATATCTTTTATTGCATCTATTTCGAGTGGGGTAATAGGTATTGGCATGGCTCTTTTAAATTATGGAGTATGGAGTCTTGTTGCCCAACAACTGTCACGTCAGTTTTTTAATGCTCTGTTTCTTTGGATTTATAGTCATTGGCGTCCAGCTTGGGAGTTTTCAATAGAAAGCTTTAAGGAATTGTTTGGATTTGGATCTAAACTGTTGGTTTCAGGTTTAATAGATACTGCTTACAGAAATGTTTATTATGTCGTTATCGGGCGGTTTTATTCTTCTTCCCAATTGGGGCAATATACTCGTGCCGGGCAATTTAATACAATATTCTCTAGTAATTTGACTGCAGTTGTACAGCGGGTGAGCTATCCGGTTCTTAGTTCTATACAGGAAGATCCTGAACGTTTGCTTGAAGGATACCGTAAAATTATAAAGATGACCATGCTGGTTGCATTTTCTTGTATGTTAGGTTTAGCAGCCATAGCAAAACCTTTAATATTGGTTTTAATAGGTGAGAAGTGGTTACAATCCGTATATTATTTGCAGATAATTTGTTTTTCGGGCATGCTGTATCCTTTGCAAGCAATCAATTTGAATATCCTTCAAGTGAAGGGGCGTTCGGATTTGTTCCTTAAACTGGAAATAATAAAGAAAGTTATAGCTGTCGGACCTATTGTAATTGGTATTTTCTGGGGTATAGAGTATATGTTGTGGGGCAGTGTATTTACTTCTTTTATCGCTTATTTTCTAAACAGTTATTATTCTGCCGATTTAGTAAATTATCCGACTAAAAAGCAGATTATGGATATATTCCCCTCATTTCTCGTCTCGTTTTTTATAGCCGGAGTAATGTGGTGTATAACTCTATTTTCTCTTTCAATTTATGTAATGCTACCCCTTCAATGCCTGACAGGATTAATTTTGGCTATATTGGTATATGAGAAGCTTCGTCTTCCTGAATATCTCGAAGTGCGGCAACTGGTGTGTTCGTTACTTCATCGGAAAAATAAATTGGATAATAAACAAATATGGACGAAAAACTAA